A section of the Oncorhynchus gorbuscha isolate QuinsamMale2020 ecotype Even-year linkage group LG04, OgorEven_v1.0, whole genome shotgun sequence genome encodes:
- the LOC124033511 gene encoding gap junction delta-2 protein-like: MTEWTLLKRLLDAVHQHSTMIGRLWLTVMVIFRLLIIAVATEDVYADEQEMFVCNTLQPGCATVCYDAFAPISQPRFWVFHIISVSTPSLCFIIYTWHNLSKLPQGHSGQGQGVNPRDLSRDGGKDGGREAFNRSCDSDSCSIRSHRHLGHSLANVLEGITAQRGPGGGGGTGGVLSKYYVFHVCFRALLEVGFVMAQWFLFGFRVPFHFLCKAPPCTQPVDCYVSRPTEKTIFLLFMFCVGLFCILLNLLELNHLGWKKIRHSVRLREGGSWGNYGTFSPDSPSLMSSLGLRDVTSTTLLPNLDLVVDHRPDWTCAGNCSPFNKKPDAGIETELQLPNNQELQTGETQLLKSKGKGWKSKLRSTEVWI, translated from the exons ATGACGGAGTGGACGCTCCTCAAACGTCTCCTGGACGCCGTCCACCAGCACTCCACCATGATTGGACGCCTCTGGCTCACCGTCATGGTGATCTTTCGCCTCCTCATCATTGCCGTGGCGACTGAGGACGTGTACGCCGATGAGCAGGAGATGTTTGTGTGCAATACCCTGCAGCCGGGCTGCGCCACAGTCTGCTATGATGCCTTCGCGCCCATCTCACAGCCGCGCTTCTGGGTCTTCCACATCATCAGCGTCTcgactccgtctctctgttttatcATATATACGTGGCATAATCTGTCGAAGCTGCCGCAGGGACACAGCGGACAGGGCCAGGGGGTTAACCCAAGGGACTTGTCTCGAGAcggggggaaggatggaggtcGAGAGGCATTCAACCGGAGCTGTGACTCGGATAGCTGCTCCATCCGTTCACACCGGCACTTAGGTCACAGCTTGGCCAATGTCTTGGAGGGAATCACTGCCCAGA GGGGtcctggaggtggaggaggaaccGGAGGTGTCCTCTCCAAGTACTACGTGTTCCATGTGTGTTTCCGGGCGCTGCTGGAGGTGGGCTTTGTCATGGCCCAGTGGTTCCTCTTCGGCTTCCGAGTGCCATTCCACTTTTTGTGCAAGGCCCCACCCTGCACGCAGCCCGTGGACTGCTACGTGTCACGGCCCACAGAGAaaaccatcttcctcctcttcatgtTCTGCGTGGGTCTCTTCTGCATCCTCCTCAACCTTCTGGAGCTTAATCATCTAGGATGGAAGAAGATCAGACACTCAGTGAGGCTCAGGGAGGGAGGATCATGGGGGAATTATGGG ACTTTCTCTCCCGACAGCCCCTCACTGATGTCGTCTCTGGGCCTTAGGGATGTCACCAGTACGACGTTGCTACCGAACTTGGATCTGGTAGTCGACCACCGGCCTGACTGGACCTGTGCTGGGAACTGTTCCCCATTTAATAAGAAGCCTGATGCTGGTATAGAGACAGAGCTGCAGCTTCCCAACAACCAGGAGCTccagacaggagagacacagcTTCTGAAGAGCAAAGGGAAGGGCTGGAAATCCAAGCTGCGCAGTACGGAGGTCTGGATATGA
- the LOC124033451 gene encoding uncharacterized protein LOC124033451, which translates to MDVVCGHCSVWTFPLPKSHCSVWTFPLPKATVVCGHSLYPKATVVCGHSLYPKVTVVCGHSLYPKVHCSVWTFPLPKSHCSVWTFPLPKSHCSVWTFPLPKSHCSVWTFPLPKSHCSVWTFPLPKSHCSVWTFPLPKSHCSVWTFPLPKSHCSVWTFPLPKSHCSVWTFPLPKSHCSVWTFPLPKSHCSVWTFPLPKSHCSVWTFPLPKSHCSVWTFPLPKSHCSVWTFPLPKSHCSVWTFPLPKSHCSVWTFPLPKSHCSVWTFPLPKSHCSVWTFPLPKSHCIVWTFPLPKSHCSVWTFPLPKSHCSVWTFPLPKSPDWVFLPKYT; encoded by the exons ATGGATG TAGTGTGTGGACACTGTAGTGTGTGGACATTCCCTTTACCCAAAAGTCACTGTAGTGTGTGGACATTCCCTTTACCCAAAGCCACTGTAGTGTGTGGACATTCCCTTTACCCAAAAGCCACTGTAGTGTGTGGACATTCCCTTTACCCAAAAGTCACTGTAGTGTGTGGACATTCCCTTTACCCAAAAGTCCACTGTAGTGTGTGGACATTCCCTTTACCCAAAAGTCACTGTAGTGTGTGGACATTCCCTTTACCCAAAAGTCACTGTAGTGTGTGGACATTCCCTTTACCCAAAAGTCACTGTAGTGTGTGGACATTCCCTTTACCCAAAAGTCACTGTAGTGTGTGGACATTCCCTTTACCCAAAAGTCACTGTAGTGTGTGGACATTCCCTTTACCCAAAAGTCACTGTAGTGTGTGGACATTCCCTTTACCCAAAAGCCACTGTAGTGTGTGGACATTCCCTTTACCCAAAAGCCACTGTAGTGTGTGGACATTCCCTTTACCCAAAAGCCACTGTAGTGTGTGGACATTCCCTTTACCCAAAAGCCACTGTAGTGTGTGGACATTCCCTTTACCCAAAAGTCACTGTAGTGTGTGGAC ATTCCCTTTACCCAAAAGTCACTGTAGTGTGTGGACATTCCCTTTACCCAAAAGTCACTGTAGTGTGTGGACATTCCCTTTACCCAAAAGTCACTGTAGTGTGTGGACATTCCCTTTACCCAAAAGTCACTGTAGTGTGTGGACATTCCCTTTACCCAAAAGTCACTGTAGTGTGTGGACATTCCCTTTACCCAAAAGTCACTGTAGTGTGTGGACATTCCCTTTACCCAAAAGTCACTGTATTGTGTGGACATTCCCTTTACCCAAAAGTCACTGTAGTGTGTGGACATTCCCTTTACCCAAAAGTCATTGTAGTGTGTGGACATTCCCTTTACCCAAAAGTCCGGATTGGGTTTTTCTACCAAAATACACTTAA